In Streptomyces ambofaciens ATCC 23877, a single genomic region encodes these proteins:
- a CDS encoding TerD family protein: protein MTHAMLKGSNVPLQATTVRAVLRWAPGQGVPDVDASALLLGPDDRVRSDEDFVFYNQPRHPSGQVWRLGKKRVAEDLTDTIQTDLTGVEAAVGRILLVASADGVSFDRVRSLRILLYDASAADAEPLAYFDVKPETGQETALICGELYRRGEGWKFRALGEGYSNGLKGLATDFGISVDESEGAGDPMSAPRPASSPHTSDQDRSAPPRPTPAQAAPVPPTAGPDEPTTVQPLPEVSRPLPPERPTGVPAQPAYGYPQQPPAAQPAYGYPQPTGRPAYGYPQAPAAAGVSGAQAGYGYPPPATGAPDPDFRLPPQGPQFVGR from the coding sequence ATGACGCACGCGATGCTGAAGGGGTCGAACGTCCCGCTGCAAGCCACAACGGTACGCGCCGTACTGCGCTGGGCGCCCGGGCAGGGGGTCCCCGACGTCGACGCCTCCGCGTTGCTCCTGGGGCCGGACGACCGCGTGCGCTCCGATGAGGACTTCGTCTTCTACAACCAGCCCCGGCATCCCTCGGGCCAGGTCTGGCGGCTGGGCAAGAAGCGGGTCGCCGAGGACCTGACCGACACGATCCAGACAGACCTGACCGGGGTCGAGGCCGCGGTGGGCCGGATCCTGCTGGTCGCGTCGGCGGACGGCGTCTCCTTCGACCGGGTCCGTTCCCTGCGCATCCTGCTGTACGACGCCTCGGCCGCCGACGCGGAACCGCTGGCGTACTTCGACGTCAAGCCGGAGACGGGCCAGGAGACGGCGCTGATCTGCGGCGAGCTGTACCGGCGCGGGGAGGGCTGGAAGTTCCGGGCGCTGGGCGAGGGCTATTCGAACGGACTCAAGGGCCTGGCGACCGACTTCGGCATTTCGGTGGACGAGTCGGAGGGGGCGGGCGACCCCATGTCGGCCCCGCGGCCCGCGTCGTCCCCGCACACGTCCGACCAGGACCGGTCCGCTCCCCCGCGGCCCACCCCCGCGCAGGCCGCGCCCGTCCCGCCGACCGCCGGTCCGGACGAGCCGACGACCGTGCAGCCCCTCCCGGAGGTCTCGCGTCCGCTGCCGCCCGAGCGGCCCACGGGGGTACCGGCCCAGCCCGCCTACGGCTATCCGCAGCAGCCGCCGGCGGCCCAGCCGGCCTACGGCTATCCGCAGCCGACCGGCCGGCCGGCCTACGGATATCCGCAGGCGCCCGCCGCCGCGGGGGTCAGCGGTGCGCAGGCCGGCTACGGCTACCCGCCGCCGGCCACCGGGGCGCCTGACCCGGATTTCCGGCTGCCGCCGCAGGGCCCCCAGTTCGTCGGACGCTAG